One Punica granatum isolate Tunisia-2019 chromosome 3, ASM765513v2, whole genome shotgun sequence genomic window carries:
- the LOC116199432 gene encoding putative RING-H2 finger protein ATL12, which translates to MDRASPILSLLCLMLFFHANAQQASQSAVSDRDGYKFTPTLSIFVVVVSFAFMISWFLLLHSSFLQGWCIDGHFVHNNDNNNPMGITVTESMLPFSGLDRAVIESLPKFQFSLLRGLKDGLECSVCLSRFEDVEVLRLLPKCKHAFHVKCIDRWLENRSNCPLCRAKIEISPEHSILVDMDDAKRPWNGTDGRSERKKSKGFHRFNHRIFFPEAALKYRWSDVSSLDFLLLNSEMIHSMSSNRSSFPSSLNNKHPVLKFDEGMDKRRLFELAINGRRESRLKPIPTAACASSSETETLQRRSMSDITGVSRFGDESVKDEYGASCGLEEQSSDNSNREEERARRVWLGIARRTVEWYGMLWSERSQLTAIEIE; encoded by the exons ATGGATCGAGCCAGTCCAATCCTTTCACTCCTCTGTCTCATGCTTTTCTTCCATGCCAACGCACAGCAGGCCTCGCAATCGGCTGTTTCAGACAGAGATGGCTATAAGTTTACGCCAACTCTCTCTATCTTCGTGGTAGTGGTGTCCTTTGCGTTCATGATATCCTGGTTCCTCCTCTTGCATTCAAGCTTCCTGCAGGGCTGGTGCATTGATGGTCATTTCGTTCATAATAATGATAACAACAATCCGATGGGAATTACAGTTACCGAATCAATGTTGCCTTTCTCCGGTCTTGATAGGGCTGTGATCGAGTCCCTCCCTAAGTTTCAGTTCTCTTTGCTGAGGGGATTGAAAGATGGGCTAGAGTGCTCGGTCTGCCTGTCCAGGTTCGAGGATGTTGAGGTTTTAAGGTTGTTGCCAAAGTGCAAGCACGCTTTCCATGTTAAATGCATAGATAGGTGGCTCGAGAACCGCTCAAACTGTCCTCTTTGCAGGGCTAAGATTGAAATTAGTCCCGAGCATTCAATCCTCGTTGACATGGATGATGCCAAGAGGCCATGGAATGGGACAGACG GACGGAGCGAAAGGAAGAAGTCCAAAGGTTTCCACAGGTTCAACCACcggattttttttcccgaagCCGCACTAAAGTACCGGTGGAGTGACGTGAGTTCCTTGGACTTTTTGCTGTTAAATTCTGAAATGATCCATTCAATGTCAAGCAACAGATCATCCTTCCCTTCTTCCTTAAACAACAAGCATCCAGTTCTGAAGTTCGATGAGGGGATGGACAAGAGAAGATTGTTCGAGTTGGCCATAAATGGAAGACGTGAGTCGAGGTTAAAACCAATCCCAACGGCGGCCTGCGCTTCATCCTCAGAAACCGAAACTCTCCAGAGGAGGTCGATGTCGGACATAACAGGTGTTTCGAGATTCGGCGATGAGAGTGTGAAAGATGAGTATGGAGCCTCATGTGGCTTGGAAGAACAGAGCAGTGACAATAGCAACAGAGAGGAGGAAAGGGCGAGAAGGGTTTGGTTAGGAATTGCCAGAAGAACTGTTGAATGGTATGGTATGCTTTGGAGTGAGAGGTCTCAACTTACTGCCATAGAAATTGAGTGA